TAGCGCGTCATGGCGTGGCGTCACGTTGTACATCGGCAGTACTGCGATCCATGGGTTCATGCGGGCATTCTACGCATCGCCGCTCGCGTAGCGGAACCTGAGTCAATCTTGGCAAAACGGGGGCCGAACGTGGCGCAGCGCGCCCGAAGCTTATCGGCCACGCGACGATAAGCAAATGCGAATCGATTGGTTGGCCGCACAGCGCGATCCCGGTACCGTCGTGATGCCTGCCCGAGCATCGCCATCGCACGTGATAACGGACAGGCCGACCGTGATCCGCGAGACACCTGCGCACCCGGGCCGAGCGCACCGGTTCAACCGCTCGTTCCCCGCACCGCCCATTCAATCCCGCCTCAACGCCATGGCCGAATACTTCGACGTCGACCACGCGCGTGCGATCGCCGCGCTCGACACCCGCTTCACCGCCCGCACCGAGTGGCCGACCTGGCTGCTGGTCGTCGCGATCTACGGCGGCTGGCTTGCCGTGCTGCTGCTCGTGCGCGACGGCACCCTGTCGCTCGCGGCCGCGACACCGCCGCTGATCCTGCTCGGCGCATGGCACCTGTCGCTGCAGCACGAGCTGCTGCACGGCCATCCGACGCGCTCCGCGCGCGTGAACAAGCTGCTCGGCTATCCGCCGCTGACGGTCTGGTATCCGTACACGCTGTATCGCGACACGCATCTCGACCATCACCGCGACGAAGACCTGACCGTGCCGGGCGTCGATCCCGAAACGAACTACGTCACGCGCGAACGCTGGGCGCAGTTGCCGCGCTGGCGCCGCGTGCTGACGGTCGCACGCAAGACTTTCATCGGACGATTCTTAGCCGGGCCGCCGCTGAGCATCTTAGCGATGGGCATCGATGCATGCGCTGCGTTTCGTCGCGGCGATTTTCGCTATCTGCCGATGTGGGCGATGCATATCGCCTGCGTGATTGCGCTGCTCGCGTGGCTGCAATGGGCGATCGGCGTGCCGTGGTGGTACTACCTGCTCGCGGTCACGTGGCCCGCGTTGTCGATCGCGATGATCCGCTCGCTGTACGAGCATCGTGCCGCACCGCATCCGAAGGCGCGCATCGCGATCAATGAAGCCGGCTTCGCGATGCGGCTGCTGTACCTGAACAACAACTATCACCTCGTCCATCACGACCTGCCGAAGCTACCGTGGTACGACTTGCCGCGCGCGTACCGGATGCGTCGCGACGCGTATACGCGGAAGTGCGGCGGCTTCGTGATTCGCGGCGGGTACCGCGAACTGCTCGCGCGCCATGCGTGGACGCCGACCGATACGCCCGTGCATCCGTTTGATCAGGGCACGGCGTCATTGTCGACGGGGAGCGGTGTGAAGGTGGCGGTGGTCGACAAGGTGGTGCAGATCAGTACGTGACGTTCGGCGAAGCCTACGATTCGTCCGCTCAGCGGCATATTCCTTACGAAACGCCGACAATTTGATGGACACCCGCGCATTGCCAATTACGCCGGCAATGCCCAGAATGACGGCTCGTCCGGGGCTTCCAACAATCATTCGCCCCGGCTCTGCTCCCGGCCGCGCGCCGCACTCCCCCACGACGATGCAACCGAACACCCCGCCCGGCGCAATCCGCGCGATCGGCAACGACTGGTCCGTTTCCGCGATTACCGCAGGCTTTCTCGCGGTACTGATTTCCTACGCGGGCCCGCTCGCGATCTTCTTCCAGGCCGCACAGGCGGCCCATGCGTCCAACGCGATGGTGTCGTCGTGGGTCTGGGCGATCTCGATCGGCGCGGGCGTATCGGGCCTGTTCGCGAGCTGGAAGCTGAAGGTGCCGGTCATCACTGCGTGGTCGGCGCCCGGCACCGCGCTGCTCGTCGGCCTGTTTCCGCAACTGACGCTCAACCAGGCCGTCGGCGCGTACATCACGGCCGCGCTGATCATCCTGCTGATCGGCGTGACCGGCTATTTCGACCGGCTCGTGCGCCACATTCCGCGCGGCATCGCGTGCGGGATGATGGCCGGCATCCTGCTGCCGTTCGGCACGCATGCGTTCGCTGCCGCGTCGGAGCAGCCCGCGCTCGCGTTCGGGATGATCGCCGCCTACGTGATCTTCAAGCGCCTGCTGCCGCGCTACAGCATCGTGCTCGTCTTGCTGACGGGCGCCGTGCTGGCGACGCTGCTCGGGATGACGCATCTCGGCAACGTCTCGGCGAGCCTCGCGCACCCGATCTTCATCGCGCCCGAATGGACGCTCGGCACGACGCTCAGCCTCGCGCTGCCGCTCGTCGTCGTCAGCCTCACCGGCCAGTTCCTGCCGGGCATGACGATCCTGCGCGTGTCCGGCTATCACACCCCCGCGCGTCCGATCATCACGGCGACCAGCGTGATGTCGCTCGTGGTCGCGTGCTTCGGCGGGATCACGATCGTCGTCGCGGCGATCACGGCCGCGCTGTGCACCGGCAAGGATGCGCATGAAGACCCGGACCGGCGCTACATCGCCGGACTCGCGAACGGGGCGATCTACCTGATCGGCGGTCTCTTCGCGGGCACGATCGTCGCGGTGTTCTTCGCGCTGCCGAAGGCGTTCGTCGCAATCCTCGCGGGGCTCGCGCTGATCGGTGCAATCGGCGCGAACGTGCACGGGATCTTCGAGGACGAGAACCACCGCGAAGCGTCGCTGATCACGTTCCTCGCAACCGCGTCGGGCATGACGTGGCTCGGGCTCGGCTCCGCGTTCTGGGGGATCGTGATCGGGTCGCTTTCATATGCGGTACTGAACAAGGTTCGGCGACCGGCGTGATGCGCTACGCGGGTCGCCGCCTCGGCTAATCAGATGTGCAATATGCGCACGCACAGAAACGCCAAGAGCCAATGGGCAGCGACCACGCCAACGAGATATCCAGCAATGACAAGCGGCGGGCGGCGTCGCGCAAACAAGTAAAAACCGAGCGCCGCAAAGAGAATCATCGGGCCAAAGACGTATGAGAACAGTTTGATTGTGCTCTGAATGGTTATGGCGCAAGCATCCACGCCGCCGCCACACTCGCCCACGCGCGGGACGCAGAGGCTCGAAATGGATGAGCACAAATAGCTGTCAATCAACGTCCATATGACGACACTCGCGACGCCGGCGAGCCCGAATCCTGCGGTCCCAAAGAAACGGCGCATTACTTGACTTCCCAAAAGAGAATCTGCTTGGAGTTGCGCAGGTCTGACCAACCGAAATCAGTGTCGGGGAGAAGTTCTTGGAGGCCGAAAGCTCTGCCGAACGTTGATATCACTCCAGGCACACTGCTGACTGTCATTCGCGAGCCGTTCCACAAATCTATGTGGCCACCACTCGCATTCGCGGCCGATTCACCGCCGCGCGTCCAGTACCTGGAGAACTGTATGATACCGGTGCGTCCCTTGACCTTCGACTCCCAGTCCGCCCCAGTGATGTCCGCTGCTTTGGGAAGACCCGCGAAGGGCTGAAGCTGCAGCCATTTTCCCATCTCTTCGGCACGCGTTGCCGTCGGTTTGCCATCAAGCATGATTCGGCCGATGGTCTTTGCGCCCGATACGGGCTTTACCGTCTTCGAGTTGAATGACTTCATGCCAACGCCGACGCGATGTAATGTGACGCTCATCCGAATGGCGCATTGATTTGTGTAGGCGGGGTTGTCATATGGCTTGCCCGAAGGGAAGTTATCCCAAAGCTCTTGAAACGTGACGCCTGAAAGGGGTACTTCTTTCTCTGAACCTTGCGAGCTGTTCGAACGGATTTTGATTGGCTTGGGGTGTGGCACGCGTCATTCTCCGTGTTGTTTCACGAGAGCGTCGTCGCCCCAATAGATGGTGTAGTCGTCGGAGTTGTCGCCGGTATGAATGCGGGGAAGCCGGCCACTCGCATCAAGACTCCCGTAATGCACGCGGCCATCCGACGTTTCGATGTAGTACGGCATGCCTTCCGTTGCATGCTCGGTTGCCCTCACGCGTTCGTCATATGCGCCTTTCTTGACCGACGCGACACCACCGGTTGCCGTTCGGCTCGAAACGACTTCCCCGAGACCCTTTAGCCCATCACTGCACCATGCTTCACCGGCAAGTGAAGCCATGACGCGCGGTGGCATCGAGCACCCACACAGCACGATGTCTTGATCTAGCGCGACCTCGCCTCGAAACTTGAGCCGATACGGACCACCCGCCTTTGCGATGATGCCGGTGTTTTTGCATGCATCGCAAAATGCGCTTCCGCCGATCAGAGCTGCTTGATGCCCACGTACAAGGAACGGTGGTCCGCTGTATGGCTGAATTGTCCCGCCACTTGAAAGACTATCGCCAACAACTGCAATGCGTCGCTTCATTGACTGATCCTCTCGAAAGGACCAATCCTAATCGCGTCACGTATCGGGGCATCTCAATAAGACAGGGAGATCTTCTGGGACGAGAGCCACCGCGAAGCGTCGCTGATCACGTTCCTCGCGACCGCGTCGGGCATGACGTGGCTCGGGCTCGGCTCCGCGTTCTGGGGGATCGTGATCGGGTCGTTTTCGTATGCTGTACTGAACAAAGTGCGGCGACCGGCGTGATGCGGGTCGCCGCCGCTGTTACCGCGCGTGCTGGCGCACCAGTTGCGCAAGCGCATCCGTCAGCGTCGTCGTGCCGTAAAGCCGCTCCGACACACCCGCCTCGACGTCGATCTGCCCGGCGTTGTGCACGTCGTAGAGATCGACGATCAACTGCGCATGGCGTTCGCTGAGACCCGCACGCAGCAGCGTCGCAGCCCAGGTATCGCGCGGCAGTTCATGCGCGACGATCGCGCGGCCGGCCGCCGCGCCGAGCGTATCGGCAATCGCCGTCACACTCACCCGCCGCGGCCCTTCGACACTGACGATGCGCGGCCCGTCACCGCGTTCGGGTGCATCGAGCAGCAGCCGCGCCGCGACGACGCCCACATCGGGCGCCCAGACCGTCGGGAACACCTTGCCGACCGGATGGTGAAAGCTCGGTAGCACGCCGGTGCCGAGCGCAACCGGCAGGATGCGCGTCCAGTTCTGCAGATGCTCGGCCGAGCGCAGCAGCGTCACGTGCGTCGGGATCGTCCGCAGCCGCTCCTCGAAGTGATGAAACAGCCGGGTGATGCCCGTATTGCCGTCGCGCTCCGCACCGTAGTCCGACAGCGCGAGCAGCACCGGCGGCGGGTTGGCGGCGAGGGCGGCGGTCGCGACGTCGATCGTCTGCGTCATCGTCGCGGCCGGATCGGGGTCGGCGACAGGTACCGGGCACAGTATCTGGACGGCCCGCGCGCCGTCGATTGCCGCTGCGACCGCGTTCGCGTCCGTCAGCTCGGCGATTACGACGTCGCAGCCGAGCTGCGCAAAACGTTCACGATGGCGTGCGTCGCGCAACACCGCGCGCACGGGATGGCCGGCGTTGCGCAAGGCCGTCACGGTCGACTGGCCGACGTTGCCGGATGCACCGAAGATCACGAACACGATTCGCTCCTGAGGGGATGAAGGTGGCGTGATTGTCGGTTTGCGCGGCGGGAACGGCGCGCAGGGAGGGATGAATACAGCAGGAAAGGATGATGGATTGGAGAGAGGTGGCGGCCATGCGAGTCGCCCGCTGCCTCGCCAGTCGCTTCGAATTTGACGCTCTACCGACGACGAGCAACGACACACCCTCGATCGATGCGTCGCTCACGCTCAATGCGTTGCGCTTCAGCAGGCTCGCCGATGAGGCGCTTTCCGGATGAGGGCGCGCGCGACAATTGTCCAGCAGCCTGCTGGAGAGATTCGCCCCGGGATCTAACGCGACAACTCACATCCTCCCCGATGCCATCACTTCGCTACGCCCCGCTCCCGCTGCCCTCACCGTCATACGCAAGCCGCAGCCCGCCACGCCCCCCCGACCGCGCAATCTCGGTCGGTGTCGCCCCCAGCACGCGATTCATC
This window of the Burkholderia lata genome carries:
- a CDS encoding PAAR domain-containing protein; protein product: MKRRIAVVGDSLSSGGTIQPYSGPPFLVRGHQAALIGGSAFCDACKNTGIIAKAGGPYRLKFRGEVALDQDIVLCGCSMPPRVMASLAGEAWCSDGLKGLGEVVSSRTATGGVASVKKGAYDERVRATEHATEGMPYYIETSDGRVHYGSLDASGRLPRIHTGDNSDDYTIYWGDDALVKQHGE
- a CDS encoding benzoate/H(+) symporter BenE family transporter; the protein is MQPNTPPGAIRAIGNDWSVSAITAGFLAVLISYAGPLAIFFQAAQAAHASNAMVSSWVWAISIGAGVSGLFASWKLKVPVITAWSAPGTALLVGLFPQLTLNQAVGAYITAALIILLIGVTGYFDRLVRHIPRGIACGMMAGILLPFGTHAFAAASEQPALAFGMIAAYVIFKRLLPRYSIVLVLLTGAVLATLLGMTHLGNVSASLAHPIFIAPEWTLGTTLSLALPLVVVSLTGQFLPGMTILRVSGYHTPARPIITATSVMSLVVACFGGITIVVAAITAALCTGKDAHEDPDRRYIAGLANGAIYLIGGLFAGTIVAVFFALPKAFVAILAGLALIGAIGANVHGIFEDENHREASLITFLATASGMTWLGLGSAFWGIVIGSLSYAVLNKVRRPA
- a CDS encoding NAD(P)H-binding protein, with the translated sequence MFVIFGASGNVGQSTVTALRNAGHPVRAVLRDARHRERFAQLGCDVVIAELTDANAVAAAIDGARAVQILCPVPVADPDPAATMTQTIDVATAALAANPPPVLLALSDYGAERDGNTGITRLFHHFEERLRTIPTHVTLLRSAEHLQNWTRILPVALGTGVLPSFHHPVGKVFPTVWAPDVGVVAARLLLDAPERGDGPRIVSVEGPRRVSVTAIADTLGAAAGRAIVAHELPRDTWAATLLRAGLSERHAQLIVDLYDVHNAGQIDVEAGVSERLYGTTTLTDALAQLVRQHAR
- a CDS encoding fatty acid desaturase translates to MAEYFDVDHARAIAALDTRFTARTEWPTWLLVVAIYGGWLAVLLLVRDGTLSLAAATPPLILLGAWHLSLQHELLHGHPTRSARVNKLLGYPPLTVWYPYTLYRDTHLDHHRDEDLTVPGVDPETNYVTRERWAQLPRWRRVLTVARKTFIGRFLAGPPLSILAMGIDACAAFRRGDFRYLPMWAMHIACVIALLAWLQWAIGVPWWYYLLAVTWPALSIAMIRSLYEHRAAPHPKARIAINEAGFAMRLLYLNNNYHLVHHDLPKLPWYDLPRAYRMRRDAYTRKCGGFVIRGGYRELLARHAWTPTDTPVHPFDQGTASLSTGSGVKVAVVDKVVQIST
- a CDS encoding type VI secretion system amidase effector protein Tae4, translating into MPHPKPIKIRSNSSQGSEKEVPLSGVTFQELWDNFPSGKPYDNPAYTNQCAIRMSVTLHRVGVGMKSFNSKTVKPVSGAKTIGRIMLDGKPTATRAEEMGKWLQLQPFAGLPKAADITGADWESKVKGRTGIIQFSRYWTRGGESAANASGGHIDLWNGSRMTVSSVPGVISTFGRAFGLQELLPDTDFGWSDLRNSKQILFWEVK